Part of the Pseudomonas sp. M30-35 genome is shown below.
ACTGCTTAGGCACCAGCTTGATCGGCATAAACAGCTCAGCCAGAGCTTTTAGCTCAGCTTTTGCCTGCTTGCTGCTACGACCATGCTTTTTAAGCGCCTTGTTGGCGATTTCGAGCTGTTCAGCTACTGCGGTGAAGCGGCGAAGGGCTTCTTCCGGATCCGGACCACCGTCGCCTTCTTCTTCCTCGTCATCGCTGTCGTCGCTGTCGTCGTCATCGTCTTTGTCGTCTGCGCTATCGTCCTTTGCAGGAGTCGGGGCGGCAGCTTCGGCAGGCACGGTGCCGTCGTCCGGGTCAATATAACCACTGAGGACTTCAACCAAACGACCACCTTCGGTGGTTACGCGGTTGTATTCGGCAAGAATGCTGTCGACTGTTCCTGGGAAATGGGCAATAGCGCCCATAACTTCGCGGATGCCTTCCTCAATGCGTTTAGCGATTTCGATCTCGCCTTCGCGGGTAAGCAGTTCCACGGTGCCCATTTCACGCATGTACATCCGCACCGGATCAGTGGTGCGGCCGATATCGGTTTCAACGGCTGCGAGTGCTGCTGCGGCTTCTTCAGCGGCAGCTTCGTCGGTGTCGGCTTCAGCCAACAACAGAGCGTCCGCATCGGGAGCACTCTCGAATACGTTGATCCCCATGTCGTTAATCATGCGGATGATGTCTTCCACCTGTTCCGGATCGGAAATATCCTCCGGCAAGTGGTCATTGACCTCCGCGTAAGTCAGGTAACCCTGCTCACGACCGCGGCTGATCAATTCTTTCAAACGAGATTGCTGTTGAGCTTTTACGGACATAACACCCTATCCATTGAAGGTCTTGGCGGGCTAAAAACAAGCCGAGGATTATACCTCGGAATTGGGCTCAAGCGCCAGTTGAGCTCTTCTCGCTCTGTGAGGAAGGGCTGCTGTAGTGTTCTCTCAGCAGTGCTTTTTCCTCTTCGGTCAGTTCGCTCGGGCTTTTCAGCATGACACTGCGCAGTGCCTGTTCACGCCGCCTTTGCGATTGGTTCTGTGCAAGTCTAGTTATGGTGTCGATAAACTGTTGTTCAAGGTTGTCGTGATCAATTAGCCATTCCTTTTCTGCAAGTGCCTGTAATAGACGCCCCTGTTCGGTGCCGTGCCAGCGTGCAATCAGTTGCAGTGAGCGTAAGCTCGGGTCCTTTTGCAGCGCGCCAACCAAGGCGACAAGAAGTTGCGCATAGGTGTCGTCTTCTGCAGCGAAGTGGCTGACATTTTCGACTTTTTGCGCAAGCTCAGGGTGGTGGAGGAGTGTGCGTAATGCACTGATGTTGGGCGATTCAACACCGATAACCGTACGTGGTTTGCGGGGCTTGAAATCGTCGCGAGCTTTCTTGCTCCACTTGCCGTCCTGTTTCTTCCAGTTGCCTTTGCTCTTTTCCTTACTGCTGAACTCAAAGTTTAGCTCTGGTTCAGCATGTTGGTAGTCGTTGTAGTCCGGTTGTCCGTCGAGATAAGCGCTGTCCGGTATGTCAGCGAAATCATTTGGCGCTGCACTGCTCTGGTGGCTGTGAGCTGGAGCCATTTGATTGACTGTTTCACCGCTAAGGCCAGTGATCTCGGTAAGACGTTGGCGCATCAATATGCGCAGGTTGTTGCCTGGGACTTTTTCAATCATTGGTGCGGCGAGGGTGACCAGGTGTGCCTTGCCTTCTAGTGAGCGTGGATCGGCTTCTTCGCTCAAATGTTCGAAAAAGTAGTCAGCAAGTGGCTGTGCTTGCTGGTTGATCCGTGCGCGGAAGGCGTCTGTGCCTTCGCTGCGCACCAGGGTGTCTGGGTCTTCGCCGTCCGGTAAAAATAAAAAGCGGGCGCGTCTGCCGTCCTGCAAATTGGGCAGAGTGGCCTCTAGGGCGCGCCATGCTGCGTTGCGTCCTGCTTGGTCACCGTCAAAACAAAATAATACGCTTGGCACAATGCGAAACAGGCGTTTCAGGTGTTCTTCACTGGTCGCTGTGCCGAGCGTGGCAACGGCATTGCGCAGGCCTTGTTGGGCGAGGGCAATGACGTCCATGTAACCTTCGACGACCATTATTTCGTCAAGGTCACGGTTGCTTTTGCGCGCTTCAAATAAGCCGTAAAGCTCTTGGCCTTTATGGAATACCGGGGTCTCTGGCGAGTTTAGGTATTTC
Proteins encoded:
- the dnaG gene encoding DNA primase; this translates as MAGLIPQSFIDDLLNRTDIVDVVSSRIQLKKAGKNYTACCPFHKEKTPSFSVSPDKQFYYCFGCGAGGNALGFVMDHDQLDFPQAIEDLAKRAGMEVPREEGGRNNKPRQPTDSPLYPLLTAAAEFYRQALKSHPQRKAAIEYLKGRGLTGEIARDFGLGFAPPGWDNLHKYLASDNLQQKAMIDAGLLVENAESGKRYDRFRDRVIFPIRDSRGRVIAFGGRVLGDDKPKYLNSPETPVFHKGQELYGLFEARKSNRDLDEIMVVEGYMDVIALAQQGLRNAVATLGTATSEEHLKRLFRIVPSVLFCFDGDQAGRNAAWRALEATLPNLQDGRRARFLFLPDGEDPDTLVRSEGTDAFRARINQQAQPLADYFFEHLSEEADPRSLEGKAHLVTLAAPMIEKVPGNNLRILMRQRLTEITGLSGETVNQMAPAHSHQSSAAPNDFADIPDSAYLDGQPDYNDYQHAEPELNFEFSSKEKSKGNWKKQDGKWSKKARDDFKPRKPRTVIGVESPNISALRTLLHHPELAQKVENVSHFAAEDDTYAQLLVALVGALQKDPSLRSLQLIARWHGTEQGRLLQALAEKEWLIDHDNLEQQFIDTITRLAQNQSQRRREQALRSVMLKSPSELTEEEKALLREHYSSPSSQSEKSSTGA